The Acetomicrobium sp. S15 = DSM 107314 genomic interval ACTTAATAAGCAACTACGACCGCTACGGGAAGGTCGATTCCCTCTTAGGAGAAAACGTACAAACGATTTCATCCAAAGAGAAAGCCGAAAAGTGCGTGGACGCAATTGTAAGCCTCATGAAGTCTTTGGACATGCCCTTAAAGCTGCGAGACGTGGGAGTCAAAGAAGACACGCTCGAAAAGATGGGCAAAGACACAATGCTTCAGACCAGGCTTTTAGCCCATAACCCGAGGGAGGTGAAAGAAGAAGACGCCATAAGGTTTTTCAAGGAGGCGTATTGATTGCTCTTCTTGTTTTAGGACATGAATCAAAGGCCTTTGACCTTAGGAGAACTATGATTGGGGGGTTGTTGGGTGGATAGGTTTATATATTTCGCCGCTTTGTGTTTTAGCAAACTTAACTTAGCTAAGCAGTATTTGATCTTGTATCTATGATGTTATATATTTGACATTAAGAATTTTTAATCTTTTGTTGTTTAGATTTGAATACAAAGCGAGATAAGAAGCAGATCTATATAGATAAAAACCGAGGAGGTCTTAGCTCGATTTTGAAAGCTAATTTGGCAAATAAGCGGA includes:
- a CDS encoding iron-containing alcohol dehydrogenase, coding for LISNYDRYGKVDSLLGENVQTISSKEKAEKCVDAIVSLMKSLDMPLKLRDVGVKEDTLEKMGKDTMLQTRLLAHNPREVKEEDAIRFFKEAY